CTACAGATTTTTCATAACTTCTCAAACCCTTCTAAAGCCGTTCATATCCATCCTAAGGCTTTTGCGGTTCTTCTCATAAAGCTTTTGAGTGCTTCCTTTCCAACTTCAGTTTTTACGTATATGTCTTTGAATTCGTTTTTTTCGCAGCGTATTACTTTCACATCACCAACGGCAATGCAGGTTTCTGTATAAGGTTCATCAACCAGGGCTTCAAGTCCAAACACATCTGGAAGTTCCTCGGAAAGTATTGTCTCATATGCGCCCAAGGAAACCTTTACCTTCCCAGACTTCACGATGTACACGTACGGTTCTTTCTTGTCTTTTTCAATTATCTTATCTCCATCCTTGAATTCAAGAGTTTCCACGTAACATCACCTCTAAAACTCTTGCCATTTTGGCGTACCTTCTGTATATGATGTTACCTTCTTCTCTATATATGCTCTCCAACGTCTTTATTGCCTCGTAAGAGTAGTCCAGAAGATGTGAATAGTAGAGCAAAACCTTTTTCAGCAAGGCTTTGGCAACGTATCTGTCGTTTAGAACAATATAAACCTTTGCAGCTGTTTCGATAAGAAGCTTCCCACCGATTTGTTCTTCTGGAAAGCGTTCAACGAATTTCTTCACCAAATTGACTTTAGTGAGCAATTTGTCGTCCTCAAGGCTTTCTATCAATTCTACAGCTTCGTCTTTATCTTCAGGCAATTCTCCACCAGAAAGAGTTAAGAGGGCTTCTATTTGATTAAGGTATTCATCCATGTTTTCCGTTTCAAAATTGAAGTCATCTAAGACAAGATTTTCCAAATCTATCGATGTCTCGTATATGATTTTTCTCAAGGCGATAATACTTCGGATAATTCTTTCGTATTCATTTTCTAAGTTTGTTTCGACAATTTCAGATTCTTCTAAGGCTATTACGTCATCCTCCAAAGGGATTTGAAGTAAGTACTCAACAAGTGCCACGTAGTCGCCTTTCGTCAAGTCGTGATATGTATCATGTCTTGTTTCTCGGATTGTACCTGAAATGATCTTGAACAGTGTCTTGGGTACTTCTCCTTTTCTAAAGATTACTCCCTCGACCTTCATCTTTTCACCTTCTTTGAAAAGATGTACGTGTTTTTAGTACTTTGGCATGCGCTATCCTCTCTTAATCTTTAGCTTCGGCTTCCTGTTACCTGACTTATCTTGTTTACTTTCCTCAATAAGTTTGAACTCTTCATGGATTGTGCTAACCCTTGCGAGCTCTTTTTTCGATTCTTCCTCGGCTTTGTTGTCAACTCTCCTGAGGTTGAGTAGGTAAGAAACGGCCAGCTCGTAATTGCGCATCATCATGTCTGTGAACATTTCATAAGTTTCCTTCTTGAACTCCAAAACAGGATCCTTTTGGCCGTAACTTCTTAATCTAACAGATTCCTTGACGTGTTCGACTTCTTCAAGATATTGTCTCCAATTCTCGTCTATGATCCTCAACACTATGAATTTTGCGACGTGTTCAAAATCTTCTTCTCCGAATTCTTTTTTCTTCGATTCATAGGCTTGTTTGATGCGATTTATGAGTTCTTCCTTGAGCTTTTCTCTGTCGTCGTATTTTTCTATAATTTCATCGACGTTCACATAGTCTTTTATTATGGCAAATGAGTCTTTAAGCCCTTCCTTGTTCCATTCAGGTGTTGAACAGAATTCCTCCAATCTTGATTCTACAAAGTTTTCAATCGCCTCTTCCATGAAATGGTCAACGTTGTGCTGCAATATGTAATCTCTGTAGCCGTAGATTGCTCTTCTTTGTGTATCTAAGACGCTATCAAGTTCGAGCAGGAATTTACGCACTCCAAAGTTTATACCCTCGACCTTCTTTTGAACTTGCTCTATCAATTTGGTCAACAAAGGATGGTATATCGGCTGACCCGGTTCGATTTTCACCATGTCCATGACCTTTTGTATCCTGTCACCACCGAAGATTCTCATTAAGTCATCTTCAAGCGAGAGAAAGAATATCGACTCCCCAGGGTCTCCCTGCCTACCTGACCTTCCGCGTAGTTGGTTGTCTATCCTTCTGCTCTCGTGCCTTTCTGTTCCTATAACCAACAATCCACCAAGCTCTTTAACACCAGGTCCGAGCTTGATGTCCGTTCCCCTACCAGCCATATTGGTGGCAATTGTGACCATGCCTTTTTGACCGGCTTGAGCTATAATCTGCGCTTCTTTTTCGTGGTACTTTGCATTCAAAACTTGGTGAGGAATTTTCTCTTTTTTGAGCATTTCACTGAGTCTTTCGCTTTTTTCTATGGACGTCGTTCCTACAAGAACAGGTTGCCCTTTCTCGTATCTTTTCTTTATCTCCTCAACAATTGCTTTGTATTTTTCTTCGACGGTCCTGTAAATTAAATCGTCCCTGTCTACCCTTATCATCGGCTTATGAGTCGGGATAACGACAACATCAAGCCCATATATTGCTTTGAATTCTTCTTCTTCCGTTTTAGCAGTTCCGGTCATACCTGCGAGCTTTTCGTACATCCTGAAATAATTCTGATAAGTTATCGTAGCGTATGTTATGCTCTCCTCCTTTATTGGAACGCCTTCCTTTGCCTCTATTGCCTGATGCAATCCTCCACTGTAGCGCCTTCCAGGAAGAACACGACCTGTGAATTCGTCGACAATCAAGACCTGCCCGTTGTGAACTATGTAATCAACGTCCTTTTTGAACAAATGAATCGCTTTGAGTGAGTTTATTATGTGATAGATGCTGTTAACGTTTGCTGGATCGTATAAGTTATCAACGCCAAGTAACCTTTCAAGGTAATCTATGCCTTCGTCCGTTAAAATCACCGAACGATGTTCTTCATCTACTTTAAAGTGCTTGTCTTTCTCTAAACGTTTCGCAATTTGGTAGAATTGTTTGTAAACCGCTGCATTGTTCTTCGATGGACCACTGATGATGAGCGGTGTTCTTGCCTCATCTATTAGTATGCTGTCGACCTCGTCGACTATGGCATAAAAGTGCCCAGTTTGAACTTTGTCTTCTATCGATATAACCAGGTTGTCTCTGAGGTAATCGAATCCAAATTCCGAATTCGTTCCGTATGTTACATCGCACCGGTAAGCTCCCTTTTTGCTCACCTCTATTACATCTACTTCGAACGCTTCGACGGCCTTTTTGACTTTTGCTTCGTCTGGTAAGAACTCCCCGTCGAAATCGTCAGGCCAGACGCAATAATTTTCTTCAAGACCTTTCTGAGCTAACTCTGGGTTTTTCCAAACTACTTCATATGCCTTACCAGATGTTGTTATAACTCCCACCCTTAGACCGAGGGCCAGATATATCGGTCCCATCCACATGGCATCCCTTTTGGCAAGGTAGTCGTTCACCGTAACCATGTGGATGTTTCTGTTCATTAGGGAGTTCAATACAACAGGTAAGGTTGCAACCAAAGTCTTGCCTTCTCCAGTTTTCATCTCCGCAATTTTTCCTTTGTGGAGCACTATGCCACCAATTAATTGAACATCGAAATGTCTCATTCCTACGGTTCTTCTCGCTACTTCTCTTGTAAAAGCAAAAATATCAACCAGATATTCGTCCAGTTCATCTAAGCTTTCCAACGTCCCCTTCTTTGATAAAACGTATTCTTGCATCTGCAGAAACGACATGTTCCGTACTTGTGGTTCGAGCTCGTTTATTTGCTCAACCAACTTCCTTGCCTTTCTTATTTCCATTTCGTTCTTATCAAACAACTTTTTCAAGCTTTTGAGCATTTTCCAAGTCCTCCTACTATCCTTTTTGTTTATTAATTTTCGTCGGTTCAAGAATATTTTACCACAAGAAAAGAAAAAGGTCATCCTGCCGATTAGCAAGGATGACCAGAAAGAAAACGTATATTAGAAATCTATGCCTTCGAGGAGCATGTTATTAAGTTCGTTCAGTATTTCATGAGGTGCTATGAGCTCACCGCCAACCCTGCTGAGTAATCTCAATTTCGTGCCTGGCTTTATCAGTTTTACAACTTCACTGGCGTACTGTCCTAAGTTCATCTCAGCAACCAAAACGTTTTGAACATTCGCGAGTTTCTTTCTCATCTTTTCTATAGGAATTGGCCATATTGTTATTGGCCTAAGCAAGCCTACTTTTATTCCTTCCTTCCTTGCTATAAGCACAGCTTCCTTTGCCGACCTTGCAACTGAACCATAGGCAATTATTACCGTCTCAGCATCGTCCGTCATGAATTCTTCGCACTCGGCTATTTTATCGATATGTAACTTAATCTTGTTAACAAGCCTTCTGATGAGTTTTTCAGCGGTTTCCGCCGTGGCCATTGGGAATCCTGATTCATCGTGAACCAAACCGGAGACGTGGAAGTGGGCCTTACCCATTTCTACGAGTGAAGGTGGAAGGTTCTCGGCATACTCACTTTCAGAAAATGGTACAAAAAGTTCTTCTTCCTCAAGTTCGCGGGATGAAAGCCTTTCAATTATTTCAATTTCACTATCTGGTGGTAGCATAAAGTTTTCGTACATATGGCCAAGTACTTCATCCATCAAAAGTACCACAGGTGTTCTGTACTCTTCAGCTAAGTTGAAAGCTTTAATAGTGTACCTGTAAACTTCCTCCACTGTCGAAGGATAAAGCGCTATAATCGCATGATCACCATGCGTTCCCCACCTTGCTTGCATTATATCACCTTGGGATGGTTTGGTGGGCATACCAGTTGATGGCCCTCCGCGCATAACGTTAACAAAAACCGTCGGTGTTTCCGTCATTATCGCATAACCTATAGCTTCTTGCATGAGGCTAAAACCTGGTCCACTTGTTGCTGTCATAGACTTTACTCCCGCAAGCGATGCACCTATAATCGCAGCGGCACTCGCTATTTCATCTTCCATTTGTATGAAAACCCCTCCGACTTTGGGAAGTTCTTTTGCCATCGTTTCGGCTATCTCAGAGGATGGAGTAATTGGATAACCAGCGTAAAAACGGCAGCCTGCCTTTATCGCACCATATGCGCAAGCTTCATTTCCTTGCCAAAACACCATCCTTGGATTCTTAGGCATTTTCAACACCCGCCTTTTGTTCTTCTTTGATCTCGACGATATTTATAACAAAATCAGGACACAGATTCTCACACATCAAACATCCAATGCACGTACTGTGGTCGTAAACTGCTGGTTTATTAAGCTCACCCTGAACAATTGTCTTTGTGGGACACACATGATAACAAATCCCACAAGCCTTACACCATTCGTACTTTATCTCAACTCTGTACTGCTTTTTAGCCATTTTCTTACCTCCCTAAAATCAGTTCTTCTTCGGACAATTACTTGAAAATAGCCAGGAACACACCTGCAGCAACTGCTGATCCAATGACCCCGGCAACATTCGGTGACATAGCGTGCATGAGTATGAAGTTAGTTGGATCCTCTTCTTGAGCAAGTTTTTGAGCAACCCTTGCAGAATCAGGAACTGCAGAAACTCCCGCAGCACCAATAAGTGGGTTGACCTTGTTTTTTAAGAACAAATTCATGAACTTGGCAAATAGAATACCGCTTGAAAGAGCGGAGACAAATGCGAACGCTCCCATGCCAAATACAAGTAAAGATTGTGGTGTCAAAAAGATATCGGCCCTTGCCGAAGCTCCAACAGACAAGCATAGCAAGATAGTCACAGTGTCGAGTACGTACCTGCTCGCTGCTTCAACAAGGCGCTTCACATTGCCAACTTCCCTGAGAAGATTACCAAACATCAGTGGTCCAACCAACGTTAAAGATTGTGGAACCAAAAGTGCGGTAACAAGTGTCGTGATCAGCGAAAAGATGATCTTTTCGGTTCTGGTAACCTTTCTCGGCGGGTTCATTCGGATTAACCTTTCCTTTCTGGTTGTCAGAAGCTTAGATACAGGTGGTTGGAGTATTGGAATAAGCGCGATGTAAGAATATGCAGCGATTGCTATTATCGACAAAAGCTCTGGAGAGAATTTTGTGGAAACATAAATCGACGTTGGTCCGTCTGCACCTCCGATGATACCAATGGCCGCAGCTTGCTTTAAAGTAAATCCAAAAGCCCTTGCAAGCAAGAACGTTATGAATATTCCAATCTGAGCTGCTCCACCGAGGAATATGGTAATTGGATAAGATAACATGAACGAAAAATCCGTCAACGCACCGATACCAAGAAAGATTAATGGTGGGTAAATCCCTAAGTCAAGTCCTTTCTTTATGTAATACATAAATCCACCAGGAATGAACCGACCATCTGGAAACGTCTGCGGTGGGTTCAAGATACCTGTTGCAAGTGGTGGAATGTTGGAAAGAACGATACCAAAAGCGATAGGTATCAACAACAGTGGCTCGGCATCTTTTTTAACGGCAACGTATATCAGAACACCAGCAATGGCTATCATGAAGATGTTGCCAAATGTCATTTGAGAAAACGCCATTGTTCTGATAAAAGCAAGAAACTCCTCCAGCATTTGCTCTGGCCTCCTGGTTTTTATTTTGATATCTTTCTCAATATCCAGTATACTATCTTCGCAGAGACTTTTCAACAAGAAACACGAAGAACAAAACTAAGTATATGGGAATATTTCATTGAATTGTCTCAAAATTCAAAGTTTAAGTTCTTCATTACCCCATCTTTCATCAGAAATTCACCTTTACTGATTACGCTCACGATTTCAAAACTCTGTTCGTCTACCAAAATAAAATCTGCATCCTGCCCCTTTGCTATTTTCCCCTTATTCAATTTGAAGACCCTTGCAGGATTCGTAGTTGAGATTTTGAGAACTTCCGCCAGTGGTAGACCTTTTTCCAGTACTTTGCGAATAGTGTACCAAACTGCACTGACACTCCCAACATCAAGTCCTACAAAGTTCCCATTATCATCGAACTTTGGAAGACTGCCTTGCCCATCTGAGGAGATAGTTACATTATCAAGTAACCCGTTTTCATATGCTTCGCATATTGCATCTATCGTGGTAAATTCAGCACGAACAAATTCAGCGTCTTTCGGCTGAAGCGCGGTTAGGTCGATTGTTCCACCCCGTTTAGCGAATTCAAGACCTTGTTCAAAAAGCTTCCTGCTTCTGCTCATGTGTGTAGGATACAGATGTTGGATTGGGATTTCCGTTTTTTCTATGATATCGAACAGATATTCAATTCCTCTTTTGCCAGATCCGACATGGAAATTCACGATACCAGCTTTACCGGAAATCATCCCTCCAACCCTTATATCGGCAACGATTCTTAAAATTTCCTCAAGTGTCGGTTGGGAAGACCTGTGGTCAGATATGGCGATTTCGCCAACACCGATGACCTTGTCGATCAATACAATGTCCCTCATGATGCTTCCAGTGAACGTTACTGGAGGAACACGATAAGAGCCTGTGTATATGAAAGTGT
The DNA window shown above is from Fervidobacterium changbaicum and carries:
- a CDS encoding Crp/Fnr family transcriptional regulator, with translation METLEFKDGDKIIEKDKKEPYVYIVKSGKVKVSLGAYETILSEELPDVFGLEALVDEPYTETCIAVGDVKVIRCEKNEFKDIYVKTEVGKEALKSFMRRTAKALGWI
- a CDS encoding cyclic nucleotide-binding domain-containing protein, which encodes MKVEGVIFRKGEVPKTLFKIISGTIRETRHDTYHDLTKGDYVALVEYLLQIPLEDDVIALEESEIVETNLENEYERIIRSIIALRKIIYETSIDLENLVLDDFNFETENMDEYLNQIEALLTLSGGELPEDKDEAVELIESLEDDKLLTKVNLVKKFVERFPEEQIGGKLLIETAAKVYIVLNDRYVAKALLKKVLLYYSHLLDYSYEAIKTLESIYREEGNIIYRRYAKMARVLEVMLRGNS
- the secA gene encoding preprotein translocase subunit SecA, with the protein product MLKSLKKLFDKNEMEIRKARKLVEQINELEPQVRNMSFLQMQEYVLSKKGTLESLDELDEYLVDIFAFTREVARRTVGMRHFDVQLIGGIVLHKGKIAEMKTGEGKTLVATLPVVLNSLMNRNIHMVTVNDYLAKRDAMWMGPIYLALGLRVGVITTSGKAYEVVWKNPELAQKGLEENYCVWPDDFDGEFLPDEAKVKKAVEAFEVDVIEVSKKGAYRCDVTYGTNSEFGFDYLRDNLVISIEDKVQTGHFYAIVDEVDSILIDEARTPLIISGPSKNNAAVYKQFYQIAKRLEKDKHFKVDEEHRSVILTDEGIDYLERLLGVDNLYDPANVNSIYHIINSLKAIHLFKKDVDYIVHNGQVLIVDEFTGRVLPGRRYSGGLHQAIEAKEGVPIKEESITYATITYQNYFRMYEKLAGMTGTAKTEEEEFKAIYGLDVVVIPTHKPMIRVDRDDLIYRTVEEKYKAIVEEIKKRYEKGQPVLVGTTSIEKSERLSEMLKKEKIPHQVLNAKYHEKEAQIIAQAGQKGMVTIATNMAGRGTDIKLGPGVKELGGLLVIGTERHESRRIDNQLRGRSGRQGDPGESIFFLSLEDDLMRIFGGDRIQKVMDMVKIEPGQPIYHPLLTKLIEQVQKKVEGINFGVRKFLLELDSVLDTQRRAIYGYRDYILQHNVDHFMEEAIENFVESRLEEFCSTPEWNKEGLKDSFAIIKDYVNVDEIIEKYDDREKLKEELINRIKQAYESKKKEFGEEDFEHVAKFIVLRIIDENWRQYLEEVEHVKESVRLRSYGQKDPVLEFKKETYEMFTDMMMRNYELAVSYLLNLRRVDNKAEEESKKELARVSTIHEEFKLIEESKQDKSGNRKPKLKIKRG
- a CDS encoding 2-oxoacid:acceptor oxidoreductase subunit alpha, which gives rise to MPKNPRMVFWQGNEACAYGAIKAGCRFYAGYPITPSSEIAETMAKELPKVGGVFIQMEDEIASAAAIIGASLAGVKSMTATSGPGFSLMQEAIGYAIMTETPTVFVNVMRGGPSTGMPTKPSQGDIMQARWGTHGDHAIIALYPSTVEEVYRYTIKAFNLAEEYRTPVVLLMDEVLGHMYENFMLPPDSEIEIIERLSSRELEEEELFVPFSESEYAENLPPSLVEMGKAHFHVSGLVHDESGFPMATAETAEKLIRRLVNKIKLHIDKIAECEEFMTDDAETVIIAYGSVARSAKEAVLIARKEGIKVGLLRPITIWPIPIEKMRKKLANVQNVLVAEMNLGQYASEVVKLIKPGTKLRLLSRVGGELIAPHEILNELNNMLLEGIDF
- a CDS encoding 4Fe-4S dicluster domain-containing protein, encoding MAKKQYRVEIKYEWCKACGICYHVCPTKTIVQGELNKPAVYDHSTCIGCLMCENLCPDFVINIVEIKEEQKAGVENA
- a CDS encoding sodium ion-translocating decarboxylase subunit beta, whose protein sequence is MLEEFLAFIRTMAFSQMTFGNIFMIAIAGVLIYVAVKKDAEPLLLIPIAFGIVLSNIPPLATGILNPPQTFPDGRFIPGGFMYYIKKGLDLGIYPPLIFLGIGALTDFSFMLSYPITIFLGGAAQIGIFITFLLARAFGFTLKQAAAIGIIGGADGPTSIYVSTKFSPELLSIIAIAAYSYIALIPILQPPVSKLLTTRKERLIRMNPPRKVTRTEKIIFSLITTLVTALLVPQSLTLVGPLMFGNLLREVGNVKRLVEAASRYVLDTVTILLCLSVGASARADIFLTPQSLLVFGMGAFAFVSALSSGILFAKFMNLFLKNKVNPLIGAAGVSAVPDSARVAQKLAQEEDPTNFILMHAMSPNVAGVIGSAVAAGVFLAIFK
- the iadA gene encoding beta-aspartyl-peptidase; this translates as MIKIIKNAKVFSPEYIGKKDVIFYHKVIHVGEGVNTSVLPFEHEIYDANGLLLLPGLIDPHVHITGGGGEGGFETRTPELKISDCIRSGVTTVVGCLGTDGITRSLENLYAKAKSLESEGLNTFIYTGSYRVPPVTFTGSIMRDIVLIDKVIGVGEIAISDHRSSQPTLEEILRIVADIRVGGMISGKAGIVNFHVGSGKRGIEYLFDIIEKTEIPIQHLYPTHMSRSRKLFEQGLEFAKRGGTIDLTALQPKDAEFVRAEFTTIDAICEAYENGLLDNVTISSDGQGSLPKFDDNGNFVGLDVGSVSAVWYTIRKVLEKGLPLAEVLKISTTNPARVFKLNKGKIAKGQDADFILVDEQSFEIVSVISKGEFLMKDGVMKNLNFEF